The following proteins are encoded in a genomic region of Necator americanus strain Aroian chromosome II, whole genome shotgun sequence:
- a CDS encoding hypothetical protein (NECATOR_CHRII.G5020.T1): protein MFLADFYFNVVVALLQHFNYTVGAGKHSLLMNENAVEELCKEAPESVQFAMRRTSQMSRAMLISQGKKVIHEDLSNGSERFPVRVVNDVDTAKMIDFVYTTRIVDRNGVLASRRNTVVTFCCCSGMCTTGCECSSGIYDEYGFAKESSLEWPFVECSAACTCSLQCGNRVAQKGATYPTEVFRTCDGRGWAVRALRNIRKGAFIGEYTGELLSDAETARPERTDTYFFETRVGERLFTVDARLYGNFTRFINHSCRPNATVGMVVWEAQLEQLNHICIFATENIPKGKEITISYGQSWWDAKLPQFSCRCGHANCEYSEDRRKTELQRLAAEMTAELQARSASTASSSSSDESDEKRSV from the exons ATTACTTCAACATTTCAACTATACGGTAGGTGCAGGGAAACATTCGTTGCTTATGAATGAAAATGCTGTGGAAGAGCTATGCAAAGAAGCACCGGAATCTGTTCAG TTTGCAATGCGACGAACCAGCCAAATGTCCAGAGCGATGCTGATTTCTCAGGGAAAAAAGGTTATACATGA AGATCTTTCAAATGGTTCGGAACGTTTCCCGGTACGTGTCGTAAACGATGTTGATACAGCTAAAATGATTGATTTTGTTTATACAACAAGAATAGTGGATCGTAATGGAGTGCTGGCATCAAGAAGGAATACGGTAGTAACG ttCTGTTGCTGTAGCGGTATGTGTACGACGGGTTGTGAATGCAGCAGTGGGATCTACGATGAGTACG GGTTTGCCAAGGAATCTTCGCTAGAATGGCCGTTCGTAGAGTGCAGCGCGGCCTGTACGTGCAGCCTTCAGTGCGGGAATCGTGTCGCTCAAAAAGGAGCTACGTATCCTACCGAG GTGTTTCGTACATGTGATGGTAGAGGTTGGGCAGTGAGGGCATTAAGAAACATCCGTAAAGGAGCATTCATCGGCGAATACACCGGAGAATTACTAAGTGATGCAGAAACTGCAAGACCAGAACGCACGGACACATATTTCTTTGAGACAAGAGTG GGTGAACGGTTATTTACCGTCGACGCTCGTTTATATGGCAACTTTACACGATTTATAAATCATAGTTGCAGGCCGAATGCTACT GTTGGTATGGTTGTTTGGGAGGCTCAACTCGAACAATTAAATCATATCTGCATATTTGCCACAGAAAATATAcctaaaggaaaagaaatcactATATCCTATGGGCAATCGTGGTGGGACGCTAAG ctgccTCAATTTTCGTGCCGGTGTGGTCATGCAAATTGCGAATATTCGGAAGACCGAAGGAAAACTGAACTACAACGGCTGGCCGCTGAAATGACAGCAGAATTACAAGCGAGGTCGGCATCGACGGCGTCAAGCTCAAGCAGTGATGAAAGTGATGAGAAGCGCTCAGTTTAA